tgaatatttttccaTCACAAATCTATCTGGTTTTCTTTCCCTTGTTCTGCAGGCACAGAAAGGTTTGGTGGAAGCCAGTCACAAGCTGGATATCCTCAGAGAAGGTTTGGAGAAAAGAATACAGGAACTACCTCCAGATCAATCCAGAGTATCACAAATCAAAGAAGAACTCAAGTCAGGCAAAATGAAGGTAGGTCTGAACAATCCCCCATATATTTTCCATAGTGATTGTGTGCGAGATGcagaaattgtcaaaaattcTATGAACCACACTGTATGTTGATTGATTGTTTGGAGGTTTGGAGCTGTAGTATTAAGAATCTAATAAAACTTCAAATCATGCAAACTGATGGCTCTATTTAGGGGTACTGActatttgatgatattttttaatttaggaGTTGTCCAGATAAAGATTTACTTGAGAAGGTATAAAAACTCAAGTTGGTAGGGCAATGGTCTTGTAATATATGTATCATCTGATAAAAACTACTGCAACCCCACAAGGCATGAATCCCGTTTTAGGTTCCTAGGGGAGGACTCAATAGCTGTTGGTCCttaggggcatttcatgaaagttgtcagcactggcTAAATTGGTTGCTCCAACTATTTCAGTAAAATCTTTGGTTTTGATAGGTTGGTGAGCACTGGTCTCCGAGTTTTACTATGTCAGTGCTGACAGGTTTCATGAGATAGTGGCCTTTTTGCCTACTTACAAACTACTTATTATGAAATGTCTTAGTCAAATATACAAACCTTTCCTTCAAAATCCAGTCTGACAACCCTCTTCCTAAACCTGCTGCCTTGACCGGAGTCCTTGAGGTGAGGATAATGGGATGTCAGGATCTCCAGGAGTCGATTCCTTGTAAGGCCAGGAACAGCATCACACTGTTGAACAGTCCAACTGAAAGCAAAGGTGGCATCCTTAATAGGGGGAAGACATCATTTCATGGCAGGAACAGCTCACGATCATCAAGCGCAAAGGAAGAAATATCAAGTAAGTATAGAggaaggttccatgacatttgctacgCCAACGATTGCGTCGCTATACATTCCATATACCGTATACTCTACCCTAAACCTACCCCTAGACCTAATATAAAACCCTATCGCAATTCTAACCCTTAACCCTACATCTTTTAACGAAATAAAGCCAAGAGCAATTGTCGCAAGAGCAAAAGCTGCATCACCTAGAGGGAGGGTAgcattgtttttgtattttatgtatgAACAGACCCATCCTGTCAGCATGAGCAGTTTGTCATCGTGACTGATGTTGTGCTATTGTTCATGTTATTATGTGTGAATTGACCCATTTCTCCCTAGTAGGACAGTTCCCAATCATCAGGCACAAAGGAAGAATTATTAAATAAGTTCGTTAACAAAGTTAATGATCTTTTCTTAATTTGAGCGTGAACTGATGTACCTATCCATGGCATGAATAGTTCATTATCTTTCatgaacaaacagaaaattatcatttgttAGAAAGGGTGGCATTGTTTTGAGTGTGAACTGGCCCATTCCTTCGCAGGAACCATCCACAATGCAATCATCAAGCAAAAAAAgcattatataaaaaatgtttgttAGGATGGTTTAAATTTTCcattctaattttctttaatagcaacaaaacaaaatttatgtttATGGCAGATGGTTTTGTGTGAATGAAGATTGTTTCTGCATAAGGTATCACCTACAGCATCCCCAAGGTTTTCCGACTTATGTATGGTTGGTAGGAATCTACGTGTGTTAATTGCTCATTGAACCTTGTGTACCAGTTATGTACTTGTGTTCACTTGTGACCAAATGTGAACTTTGAAACCAAGTTGTAAGTTGGGCTTTGGGAAAGATCTGAGAGGAACTAATGGTTTTTCTAATAAATATTGGTTTCACATCAAATGAAGAGCATTTTCAAGTTTTAAAGTTGATCATTTGTAAGAGTTGAAGAATCAATTCTCACCTTATGACAAACTTGAAGGACAAATTGGTCTTACACTTTAATTGATTTTGGGGTAAAGGCAATTTGTAACCGCCATGCTGTGTTTTGCGCTTTGCTATGTCGCAATGTTTATACAAGCGTTTGTTTGATAGTAATTTACAATTTAAGGGTGTGTTTCCTGGCTACCTGACTTGGACTTCTTTGTGTGTTTACTGACCAAGAGGACCATTGTTTATTGATGAATGTTTATTTAACACACATTATCAGAAGGTAGGGAGATAATTCAAATCCTGCTCTCATTCACACATCAGGCCCTACATGAAAGATATTGCAATTAATTACACAGTTAAGTGTAACTGTATGTCTATGGCATACATTTAGAAAATATGACCAATGGTAATGTTGAAAGAATGTTTTTACGCTGCCAGGCCTTGATTCTTAAGACTAAAGGAAATTCATTGAATACAACAAATCctgtttgagaaaaaaatggatACATTGATTTATTAATTCAGTACGATACTAAAACTATAATTCATGTCAATCATAATGATGGGGAATGCTGGGAAATCGCTGTCGAAGACACTCTATAGGATTCATGCTATGTCGTCACACCAGATTTTGTCATAACGCTGGAGTTATAATATATTATTCTACTTTTTCAGATGAAATCAGTGCTGTTATGAAGTTAGATGGTGTCCAAGTTGGCCAGACGCCGTTCAAACCTATTAGTAATCAATGCTGGGATCAGAAGTTCCTCTTCAATCTAGATAAAGTAAGTCATTTTGGGGCATGTTTCACAACCATCACAAGTCCAAGAGAGTTTGGGAAGAAACTTATTGCAACTCTATGTAGTATTGAGAGTGTCCTGTTCTCTATAGCACACATGAttgcaatcaatcattaaaatgGCAATGGTCTCTCAACCTCATGGCTTCATGCTCATTTTGTTAAAAACtggaacaaatcaaaataatttttttctttcatataatTTGCAATGGATCTCAAatcaaacttgatttttaaaTTCATCTTGATTTCATGTTTTAATAATACTTCATTAGAACAAATTAGAATAGTTTTATTTGAAAcatatatttgcaattgatcataaAATCATAAGATTTTATCGTAAATCATATTGCTTTAATTCATCTCACTTCCCAAAGGGTTCAAATGATATGACCCATTTCTTGGGATATGGATTTTCATGATGTAGGGATGACATTTAACCAATGATGAGGAGGGGCTATATATATTCTCTGCCTTCTATCTTTCTGAAGGTTACAGATCAATAAATAAACCCATAGTAGGTGGGTTTTCATTAGCCTGAGTTAACCCAATCTCTCTAGATTCTAATACACAATTACATCTCTAAAGAATTATAAGTacctcccgtaggaactcgcaACACAGCTTTCCTTCACATACAGCCAAGCTGGTATCGTCAATTacatatgaaacattttacatcTAAACTTAATCAGCCACAGAGTCTGACCTGAAGATGACAGAAATCTCTGGAATATTGGACTTATGATCATGTAGTTGTAAGTTCAAATCCTTGCTCAGTCATTAATTATTTTCACttcaatttaaaacaaaagcccaagagaatttttttttatttataaggTCAGGCATAAAATGTTTCATATGTAATTGGCAATACCAACTTGCCGTTATGTGGTGGAAAGCTGTGTAGCTGAGCTCTTACAGGAGTTACTTAAACAGTAATAAAAAACCCAGAAAATTCAtctaaagaatataaaaaaaataaaaaataaaaaatggtctTGAGACGATGCCTATTAAATAGTCTGCTAACTGTCTCTTCATTACAAATGATCTTGAGATTGTTCTAATCTGGGTGATTTGTCTGATCGGAAATATTGGGAAAGTTTTAAAACTTTGGCTGATAGAGATGAGCTTTTCACTGCCATACTTTGATATTCTTCCTTTTGGCCCACAGCATCCATATGATTTTCTGCCTCGCATCATTCACTGAAGTCTTGCAgagttttttattttaagtataGCATCGTACAAATAAGAATTGTAGGTATTTTGTCCTTCCCATGTAGTTGATGATTGAAATAGAAGTTCTTTACCGGAAATAGAAACACAGATCTTGTGCTGTCTTATAAtgatcattcaatttgattcacATGCATATGCTCAGGAATCTATTAAATATTACTTTGAATTTCACACGGTACAAACCAACTGGCAGATACAGTGACTGAAATGAAAGTTTATTCCCGgagaaaaagttttaaaaaaataaattattttctctctAATCCATTATGATATATCATATGATTGTAGATAATAAACAACATCAAATTACTTGACGTCTTTCAACATTTAAGTCAATCCACACAActtttatagtaaaaaaaaaattattttggtacaGAAGCTATCACTTTTAAGTCATGCAACTGTCTGTGAACAAGGTGGTTACAACATAGATTGCATTGGATCATAACGATTCCAAATACATAAAGTGCCCAAGCAATAGTCAAGtccttgaaatacatgtagagagAGTGGGGTAAATAAGGCCACTTTTTTACAATTCCAATTATATCTTTTTAATGTAAAACAATAGAAACATGATTAAATGTCTATTACTAGATCTAGAGTAGACAGACGTTATCCATTAGAAATGTTAGAACTAAATTTGCATGTTAATGAGCGATAGATATTTTTTTCAGGTGGCCTTTAATATTTGCCCACTCTCCCCCCAGAGCATGGTCATGTCCTTCCCATGTTATTAGCTGTTGACTGAAATAGAAACTTCACTTAGAATAGAAATGTTGAGCCTTGCGTACTAAGtattgttgtttattttttacatgtagACATTAATTCTAATTAAAAATCAACATCTGCAGCCTTAAATTAACTTCACATACTCAGGAAgccatgtatatatttttttgaatatatCATAAAAGACAAGGTTTATTTTTAGTGAATGACTGAAATAGACGGTTTATACCTGAAATAAAAATACGAAACCTTGTGTCCACTCAGAATGTAGAGGAAAACTTACTCAGCTGTTActtgatgaataaaaatttgtatGATTGTATGACTAGAGAAtctgtttctctttttttaatgttaacattatttcttattttaagGAATAATTTTCCCTCTTTCAGTTTTCTGTATTGTGATTTCGATTCTATGATATGTGTATATCAAGCAACACAGAAACCATTTCTCCTGCATCACTTCATATGAGTTTGTGCCACAATTACCAGCAAATTTCTCTCATTTGCTTTTTCTGTCTTCTTGAAAAAGCATATAGGGAcccatttggcagtgatatgcgctatataagcacgttgttattattataatcattcattctctttttttttaaattgtatattgtatatgGTGATACTTTTGGTATCATAGAACTgcaaatttaataaatttctgACTTTAGCATGATGAAATGGTTGTAGCGTGTTGTTATTGGTAATTTACCTTCTTCCCTTGCAGGCCCGTGAATTAGAAATCAATGTTAGGTGGAAAGACTACCGGTCACTGTGTGCGGTCAAGTTTCTTAGGCTGGAAGACTTCCTGGATAACCAAAGGCATGGCATGTGTCTCAAACTAGAACCCGATGGGTTATTATTCACCGAAGTAAGTATgtccttaaagagaaattccagtagttgcagtaaacactgatttcatgagaaagtctgtaaaaccaggcttaattgtcagtatatcatcgaggatctagatctggtacagttacataaactgaactttgtgaaatcttgaaatctacgctgaaaaatgttcagactgaacttccccaacacagatgagcgcacgtgggactgtgtataattgttgctttgagcgtcgggcccgacgctctacccgaatcctgtgcttatttgctgatttctcagcaattacacaatttcttccagaatcctttggcacatgcgttttatttatacaaacagacactttggtggtcatttcattggattctgtacgaactcattttgatatcgttaccaaaactagcattaaTCTTTAAACATAAATGCCGGTTTTGGAAATCTAAAATTGAGTTGTAACAGGATCCAATAAAGTAACCACCCAGAGGTTTGTAtgtgtaaataaaaattatgtgtaaGATGATTAAGTGGAGATGTGTGATTGGtgagaaattgacaaaataaaCATTGCATTCCAGCGAGGGgccggatgggggggggggggattttgcgAAGCAGTAATAATACaatgtcccacatgtgcttatatGTGTGGGTGATGATCAGTGATATCATTTTCAgattagattttatgatttcacaatgTTAGATTTCCATATATTAACCTGATCTATATCTACAATGACGAGGGTGACAATAGTTGCCGAAAGTTTTTTGCTTTTTACTAActtcagagctgccaaccattaaAGAAAGagtcataattatgattttcatgtcaaattatGCCATAATCCTTTTGACCTTAGTTATTACACTTTTGAGGGCAAATAAGTATGGGCAGTGGCGAACCATCTGAAGGTGGCCAATGATGCTTATAATTCGCTTGATTGTGTATCTTTGTTTACATCACTCTGAATGTTATCATCACATGCTTAAATACTGACTCGATCTTGTGGTTTTTTCCTCTTTGATTTATCATGGATTTATGCAAAATAGAGAGAATCAGAGATGATTCTGAATCTTATCCTTAAAAGAAAGAAGATTCAtctctttttgtctcgcccaccagaggtgaaggcgagacttagggatccaaatgtcgtctgtcgtccgtccgtcacaaaccttatgacacctaactccgcaaccgtaagtcacttttcaaccaaacctGGAAGGTAGATgtacttgggggacctgcatgttatgttgcagtcagaggtcacatagtaaggtcaaaggtcattttcaggtcaacgttaaagtttacatgcaagactcttatgacacctaactccgcaaccgtaagtcacttttcaaccaaacttgtatggttgatggacttgggggacttgcgtgttatgctgcagtcagaggtcacatggtaaggtcaaaggtcattttcaggtcaacgttaaagttttcgtgcaagactctcttatgacacataactctgcaagttattccatcccagtaatttcacaatgaactttcgatacaattctgttgcgtgccctcgcaaatcacaatatttctggttattttcataagtgggcgagacacaaaatcgcttatgccttgtttaGAATTCTGTTCTTTATATGCAAATATGATTGACGGATTCTGTTCttcatatgaaattatgatttttatgtcaaaattatgacTTATGAGCTTCTGAATTactactttttactttcaaaggttggcagctctgtaaaTGGCCATGTTTCGCATCCCTTCCCTCCCTCACATTATGggagagtgtttcatgaagcaaatattCACTGACCtaatttgttctgagccaatcaaattcaaggatttcagtagcttataacatgtTATGATTTTTCTTCATCTCTGTTTAGATCACATTCACCACACCTGTGATAGAAAGGAGAACCAAACTAAGAAGGCAAAGGAAGATCTTCCCTAAGCATAAAGGTAAATAATGGGATGTTGCACATTACTTGCAATCAATAGCAGGCCAGTTCTAAAATCAATCCTaagtcttgcaattaattgcataTAGGAAATTTATCATTAGTATGCCTATGCTTCTTGTAGCataaagtacaattttttttttttttacaaagtttaaTTACAGGCAAATTACTGAAACATTTTATTACTTAAGGAAATCTGATTCAGCTATGGAATGAGAAAGGTTTTGAGAGAACATTCTAAAGCAATAGTTATTTTCAACTAACTCTCTCTGCTTGAATAATTCAGGTAAGAATGAGAAGGGTTTTGAGAAAACATAAAGCAGTGGTTATTGTCAACTGTTCCTATCTTCTTATAAATTTCAGGTAAGAATGAGAAGGGTTTTTAGAGAACATTCTATTAACAGAAGtggtaatttattttttactatCCCCTTGAATAATTCAGGTAAGAACTTCCTAAGGGCAGGCCAGATGAACATCAACGTAGCCACATGGGGTCGCTTGATGAAACGAGCCATCCCGCCTGGTATCACCCCTTCTGGAACCTCACCCCCGACGGCCATCAGACCCCGCCCTCCTATCCAAAGGTTAAGCTTTGGGGAGGGGGACTCATCGGGATCAGCAGGAACCAACTCACAAGAGGGCGAGGTGCCCTCACCGTCGCAGGATAGGATGGGTGGACATGAAATACAGGTAAGGAGAACAGAGCAAGTATGATTGCAGAAATTGACCAAGATTTTGAAAGGAAGCGcgttagaaagagagagatgggagAGAGAAGTGAGAAAGAAATGATAAGGAATTCAatcatctataaaaaaaaaaatataagaagagGAAGCTGAAATCGCTCTCCTTTGATGTAGCTTTTAGTATTATAGACAGAGGAACAAAGACTGAATTATGGTTAAccaggaagagagagagagagacagacagaaaaagaaagagaaaatgggaATGAAGACAGACAAAGATTGAAAAGTTCATATCGAAACTGGAAGGGTAGACAATTGTATGGAGAAGGAAGAATAGATACATTTACAGAGAGAAAGACACAGCGTAAACTATCTTTTTATAATGTAAATACTATATTGTCATGTTGCCACTATTCATGGATATTGTCTGCTCTTATTCTACCTCTTCCTGAACATATAGGATGCCCTGTCATCATTTGACTTCCTTAATAACAGTGCATCAGGTTCACCTAAGGTAGGATCACCGTTACCCCCTCCAGCAGCCAGATCTACACCACCACAGTCACCCGAGACCCAGGGGCATAGAACTCAGGACATATCAGCCATGGATGATGGGTAAGAATGTCTTGTTatgatacaaataatgcacaggtcAGAGTGTGCCAGAGCTGATGCAGTTCTCTTGAGGTTATTCATGATAGTCCTGGAAACATGAGGTGCTATCGCCAAGTGCCTTGTGCGAGATTGAGAAGGGCCGAGGTGCCTTTATTAACACTAACACCACAAACTAAAACCTgtgcattatttttgtttatgaaaCAGATTGGCAGTGTTTATTTACAAGAGGAAAATTGATGAAATCTCCTCCCAAACAGTGTTAAAGTGCCCAAGAATTTGTTATGTCGGATGGTTTTGGTGTTTTCATCAGATGATCTTTTACACATGTACCTTGTAGtagtattttgtattaaaatgaaataacaatgaAGCTGTAATGCTGTGATAGAGAATTAATGTGAAATACACATTTTATAATTTCTGTATTAATGGGCTAACCTATTCTTTATACTTTATGTCCAGAACTCTTATGACATTAGAGAACTTCAGGTTAATAAGCGTGTTAGGTCGTGGTCACTTCGGAAAGGTGCTTCTTACAGAGTACAAGACAACAGGAGAATTCTTTGCCATCAAAGCCTTGAAGAAGCGGGATGTGGTTGCAAGAGAAGAAGTTGAAAGGTACATACTATTATTTCTACCATACCACAATTTCTATAGTAATCTCCTTGCTTGAATGCTCTAAATTGTCACCTGATCGAATCTCATATTTTCTAATTCCTGTTTATTCCAATCACACATTGCCAAATCTATTTATCAGGCACCACTTTGTCCACCCTGTTTTATAGATGCAGACTCTGCAGGATACAGTTGAACACACCCCTTTCCTGTCCATTCTTACTTCACATCATGAACTGCTCAAGCCATGACAATATTAGAGCATGAAAACTTTTCATATGGATAGGAGTAGAAAACATagttaaaaaatgtaaattacTAGAAATTCACTTGAATGGAGTCATGTATTGAAATAACTGCTTTGGCAGAGTTCTGCATGCGAGATTGACTTTATCCTTTGCCTACATGAACCGGGTTATTCCCGTAAAAAAACCTGTGGCAAATGAATTCAGAAGTCAACAGGTTAATATGTAATGTTGGGCCCCATTTAATGCAAAGTTACTGTGATAGGAAGTCTTTCTGGAATGTCAgacgcgatagctcagtcggtagagcgggggtttcggattctggtgacccgggttcgattcccaagtggtgcgctagtgccctttggtaaggcatttatcctcattaccaggtccctcggagaggaccttaagccgttggtcccctggttgcttgctcacaggcattcgtgctttctaagcagtcaggtaaaacaacctcggtataacataa
Above is a window of Lytechinus pictus isolate F3 Inbred chromosome 15, Lp3.0, whole genome shotgun sequence DNA encoding:
- the LOC129260251 gene encoding serine/threonine-protein kinase N2-like, which codes for MYICVVGFRRTSAVELQLTPIEFRVEEVRHHYKVELALVEGFKNVIKMYNNAKTSDKKGLAEAQKGLVEASHKLDILREGLEKRIQELPPDQSRVSQIKEELKSGKMKSDNPLPKPAALTGVLEVRIMGCQDLQESIPCKARNSITLLNSPTESKGGILNRGKTSFHGRNSSRSSSAKEEISNEISAVMKLDGVQVGQTPFKPISNQCWDQKFLFNLDKARELEINVRWKDYRSLCAVKFLRLEDFLDNQRHGMCLKLEPDGLLFTEITFTTPVIERRTKLRRQRKIFPKHKGKNFLRAGQMNINVATWGRLMKRAIPPGITPSGTSPPTAIRPRPPIQRLSFGEGDSSGSAGTNSQEGEVPSPSQDRMGGHEIQDALSSFDFLNNSASGSPKVGSPLPPPAARSTPPQSPETQGHRTQDISAMDDGTLMTLENFRLISVLGRGHFGKVLLTEYKTTGEFFAIKALKKRDVVAREEVESLMCEKRIFEAANSIRHPFLVNLFACFQTEHHVCFVMEYAMGGDLMMHIHNDVFTEPRTVFYSACVVLGLQYLHENKIVYRDLKLDNLLLDQDGFLKIADFGLCKEGMGYGDRTSTFCGTPEFLAPEVLTEPHYTRAVDWWGLGVLIFEMLVGESPFPGDDEEEVFDSIVNDEVRYPRFLSTEAVAIMRRLLRRNPLRRLGSSQRDAEDIKMQGFFRNINWDDLLMRRVTPPFVPNIANSEDVSNFDEEFTSEHPVLTPAKDPRALTDEEQEHFKDFNYIADWC